The stretch of DNA ATGATGCGGCGGCCAAACGCGGCGCAGGCAGCCAATCTCTGCAAGGCGAGCCAACTCAAACTCCGGCCCGGGAAAAGCTGAAATTTTCCTTCAAGGAACAGCGGGAGTATGAAGAGATTGACAGCCTCGTTGAGCAGGCTGAACAACATCTAAGCTCCATTGCCGCGCAGATGGAAGCGGCCTTTGCCGATTCCGCGAAGCTCCAGCAATTGGTAGAGGAGCAGCGCGCGGCCGAGGCGGAACTAGAGCGGCTGATGGAGCGCTGGACTTATTTGAACGAACTGGCGGAGAAAATCGCGAACAAATCGTAACGGGTCCGTTTGCAGCAATGACTGAGGAGGCGGATTTATGCGAACGATGCTAAAAGAGGCGGTCCGGATGCGCGAAGAGGGGCGGCTGCCACGGCGAGGATAAGCTTCTTTTGCTTCTTGGCAGTACATATCGAACGCTAGGAAATTACGAATATGCCCGAGCCATTAGCTTTTATGCCGATAATCTCGACCAGGTATGGCAATAGGCGAACAATGGAAGCGGAGTATAGAAGATAAGAAACTAAAAGATGGGGTGAGAGCATTGACAAAGTATGATTTTGACCGTGCCCAGGACCGGACCAATACGCATTCCTACAAATGGGACCAAGTGGAAAAGCTGTTCGGAAACAAGGACATTTTACCGCTGTGGGTAGCGGATATGGATTTCGAAAGTCCACCGGCTGTGAAAGAGGCGCTGGTTCGGCGCGCAGAGCAGGGTATTTACGGATACTGTATCCTAAGCAATTCGTACATTGACTCGATCACCGGATGGTTCCGCCGCCGCCACGATTGGGAGATTTCCAAAGAGTGGATTTCGCAATCGCCTGGTATCGTGACTACTCTGAGCCTTGCTGTTGAGCTGTTCAGCGAACCGGGAGCCGAGGTCATTTTGCAGTCGCCGGTATACTATCCTTTTTACGATGTTATCAAAATGAACGGCCGCAAAGTAGCCGACAATCCTCTTGTGCTCCGGAACGGACGCTATGAAATGGACTATGAGCAGTTGGAAGGGCTGATGAAGGGCGGCGCCAAGCTGCTGCTGCTGTGCAGCCCGCATAATCCCGGTGGACGGGTGTGGGAGCGCGAGGAGCTGCTGCGGCTCGGTGAGCTATGCCTGCAATACGGCGTTACCGTGGTTTCCGACGAAATCCACTGTGATCTGGCACTTCCCGGACACAAGCATATTCCATTTGCCTCGCTGTCCAAGGAGCTGTCGGACATTACGCTCATGGCGCTGGCTCCGACCAAAACCTTCAATCTGCCGGGTATTCACTCCTCTTTTATCGTGGCATCGAACCCGGAAATGAAGCGTAAATTCGAGACGCGGATCAAGACACTTAGTCTGCATATGGCCAGCTTTTTCGCCCAGGACGCGGTAGAAGCCGCCTATACCGAAGGGGATGAGTGGGTTGACGAGCTGATCACCTACATCAACGGCAACATCGAGTACGCTACCTCTTATCTCGCCGAGCATCTGCCGCAAGTCAAGGTAATGAAGCCTGAGGCAACCTATTTACTGTGGGTGGACTGCCGGGCGCTGGGTCTAAATGGAGCGGGGCTGAAAAAGCTGATGTATCAAGAAGCCGGCGTTGCTTTTAATGAGGGTTCGGTGTACGGAAGCGAAGGGGAAGGGTTTCTGCGGATCAATGTGGCTTGCCCAAGATCCATTTTGCAGGCAGCCTTGGAGCGTTTCAGCGCCGCTGCGGCGAAAGTTGTTGTGAAGTAGATAGAGTGAAAAAAAGCTGGCGTCCGGTTTCATGGCGCCAGCTTTTTGGTGACACAATGACAAGCGCGTCAGCGCGTCTGTCCCGTTAGCATACAAGGGAGGCCGGAGGGCCTCCCTTGTTCATGTCTTTCAGCAGCCGGCTGTAGGCACGAGCTTCTGTCAGTTCGCTCCGACATAAGCGGCTAGCAGCTTGGCCGTATTGAATACGGCCTGCTTGTGAGTGCGCTCCATGGAGTGAGAAGCGTGAACACCCGGGCCGATCAGCGCGGCCCGTATATTGGCGCCGCCCCGAAGCGCTGCGGACGCGTCGGAACCGTATTGCGGATAAATGTCGACCGCATGGGGGATACCCAGACCCTGAGCCAGCTCGATCAACCGCCCGGTCATCGTATAATCGTACGGACCGGTGGAATCTTTGGCGCAGATGGATACATCGGTCTCCTTGCAGCTTAAGTCGTCGCCCAGAACACCCATATCGACGGCGATCAGTTCGCTGATTTCACCGGGAATCCAGGAGGCGCCGTGTCCGACCTCTTCATAATTGGAGATCAGCAGAGACAGGTTGTGCAGCGGCTTCCAGCCTTCGCGCTTGATGCTTTCCAGCAGGCCGAGCAGGGCGGCGACGCTCGCTTTGTCGTCCAGATGGCGCGACTTGATAAAGCCGCTTGGTGTGAACACGGGGCGGGCGTCAAACGAGATGAAATCGCCGACCGCGATGCCCAGCTTCAGCACGTCATCCTTGCCCGATACCAGTTCATCGATGCGAACCTCCATATTTTCTTCGATCCGCTTGATATCCCGGGCATCGGCGGTATAGGCATGGGCGGAAGGACGGGTCGATAGGATCGTTCCAGTGTAGGTCTTTCCGCTGCGTGTATGAATGACGCAGTATTCATTCTCGATGCTGTACATCGTGAAGCCGCCGACGGAGGTCAGGCGGAGGGTGCCGTCCGGACGAATGGAGCGGACCATCGCCCCCAGTGTATCGACATGGGCGCTCAGTCCGACGGTACGGGAAGGATCGAGACCTTCCACACTCAGGATCAGCCCGCCTTTTTCGTTCCAGGACAGGCTTGCTCCGAGAGCT from Paenibacillus sophorae encodes:
- a CDS encoding M42 family metallopeptidase — encoded protein: MLSIQPNEDYILTILKKLLDTPSPSGYTHAVLKLVAEEAAALGASLSWNEKGGLILSVEGLDPSRTVGLSAHVDTLGAMVRSIRPDGTLRLTSVGGFTMYSIENEYCVIHTRSGKTYTGTILSTRPSAHAYTADARDIKRIEENMEVRIDELVSGKDDVLKLGIAVGDFISFDARPVFTPSGFIKSRHLDDKASVAALLGLLESIKREGWKPLHNLSLLISNYEEVGHGASWIPGEISELIAVDMGVLGDDLSCKETDVSICAKDSTGPYDYTMTGRLIELAQGLGIPHAVDIYPQYGSDASAALRGGANIRAALIGPGVHASHSMERTHKQAVFNTAKLLAAYVGAN
- a CDS encoding MalY/PatB family protein, which translates into the protein MTKYDFDRAQDRTNTHSYKWDQVEKLFGNKDILPLWVADMDFESPPAVKEALVRRAEQGIYGYCILSNSYIDSITGWFRRRHDWEISKEWISQSPGIVTTLSLAVELFSEPGAEVILQSPVYYPFYDVIKMNGRKVADNPLVLRNGRYEMDYEQLEGLMKGGAKLLLLCSPHNPGGRVWEREELLRLGELCLQYGVTVVSDEIHCDLALPGHKHIPFASLSKELSDITLMALAPTKTFNLPGIHSSFIVASNPEMKRKFETRIKTLSLHMASFFAQDAVEAAYTEGDEWVDELITYINGNIEYATSYLAEHLPQVKVMKPEATYLLWVDCRALGLNGAGLKKLMYQEAGVAFNEGSVYGSEGEGFLRINVACPRSILQAALERFSAAAAKVVVK